Proteins encoded together in one Candidatus Nitrosocaldus cavascurensis window:
- a CDS encoding VIT1/CCC1 transporter family protein, giving the protein MSNDNNNNDRFVEVAGYACRDEYTDYYIYNALASSSVIPKALKGRLALMAEQEYRHYEFWKRYTDSIIVVKEPKIKVLMMKFLALIMGITFVVRMLERHESSVIEGYKGLLHIMKDEDDRRMLEGIIDEEEKHESSLVENISEGRVKYLGFTVLGLSDALIEIAGIHAGTLGVYTDTFKAGLAGLIAGVAASIAMASAAYNQAKQTEGVKASSAATYTGIAYVVTALLLALPYFIVHDILEALLISLMISIAILAYIALYSHVLFNRNFFRELGETTGIIFGATIALYAFGELIRIYFNLQLD; this is encoded by the coding sequence ATGAGCAATGATAATAATAACAACGATAGGTTTGTTGAGGTTGCTGGCTATGCTTGTAGGGATGAGTATACAGATTACTACATATACAATGCTCTAGCATCATCATCTGTAATCCCTAAGGCATTGAAGGGTAGGCTTGCTCTCATGGCTGAGCAGGAGTATAGACACTATGAGTTCTGGAAGAGGTATACAGATAGCATCATAGTAGTAAAGGAGCCTAAGATCAAAGTATTGATGATGAAGTTCCTTGCCCTAATAATGGGTATAACATTCGTTGTTAGGATGCTTGAGAGGCATGAGAGCAGTGTCATAGAAGGTTACAAGGGATTGCTGCATATTATGAAGGATGAGGATGATAGGAGGATGCTTGAGGGTATAATAGATGAGGAAGAGAAGCATGAATCCTCCCTAGTTGAGAATATAAGTGAAGGAAGGGTAAAGTATCTAGGCTTCACAGTCCTAGGGTTATCCGATGCTCTCATAGAGATAGCAGGGATACATGCTGGCACTCTAGGAGTGTATACTGATACCTTCAAGGCTGGTCTAGCTGGGTTGATAGCAGGTGTAGCAGCATCAATCGCTATGGCATCTGCAGCATACAACCAGGCAAAGCAGACTGAAGGAGTAAAGGCATCATCTGCAGCAACCTATACTGGGATAGCATATGTTGTAACTGCACTACTCCTTGCTCTACCATACTTCATCGTCCATGATATACTTGAGGCACTCCTAATATCGCTGATGATATCCATAGCGATACTTGCATACATCGCTTTATACTCTCATGTGCTCTTCAACAGGAACTTCTTTAGAGAGTTGGGAGAGACTACTGGTATAATATTTGGAGCAACTATAGCACTTTATGCCTTTGGCGAACTTATAAGGATATACTTCAATCTGCAACTGGATTGA
- a CDS encoding CBS domain-containing protein: MVIRVLEPELYAQFSALRDRSVGDIMQEPVVASQDSTISQIIGLMDKHDAYTVFIDFNGRIASINMRDILEYRDIDHAKPSMVGKIVPPLARTQRIGYAARIMGEYRLRALPVVEDGRIVGQITSDAILRMVNAYGIDNVSAGDIMTPNPIIVDADSKIASARGIMIRHKIDHLPVVNDGKVAGILTSRHLLIALKPPESSKGKADIISNKTRMMDLKVSGLFDKHIVASEPNESVKSIVSKMIDNRVAYTFVTVGEELQGIITHRDVVGLLQEMVREEIPLYIVGLPEDPFDAELAKSKFATLVRLMRKVVHDLSEARCNIKIKDMGGERRRYEVKVNIVTLSDTMSYTANGYDLAMIFDQISDSFKKRIAHRENRGKGDAKGRSRKGRESIRYKVDFYTLP, translated from the coding sequence ATGGTGATAAGGGTACTAGAGCCAGAACTGTATGCTCAGTTCTCGGCACTAAGGGATAGGAGTGTTGGGGATATAATGCAGGAGCCTGTAGTTGCTAGTCAAGATAGCACTATTTCGCAGATAATAGGGCTTATGGATAAGCATGATGCATACACTGTCTTCATAGACTTCAATGGAAGGATAGCAAGCATAAACATGAGGGATATACTTGAGTATAGGGATATTGATCATGCAAAGCCATCTATGGTAGGGAAGATAGTACCTCCTCTAGCAAGAACACAGAGGATAGGTTATGCAGCAAGGATAATGGGAGAGTACAGGTTAAGAGCATTGCCAGTTGTTGAGGATGGTAGAATAGTAGGACAGATAACATCTGATGCAATACTGAGGATGGTCAATGCATATGGTATAGACAATGTTAGTGCAGGGGATATAATGACCCCAAACCCAATAATAGTAGATGCTGATAGCAAGATTGCAAGCGCTAGAGGCATAATGATAAGGCACAAGATAGACCATCTCCCAGTTGTTAACGATGGTAAGGTAGCAGGTATACTTACATCAAGGCACTTGCTTATAGCACTTAAGCCTCCAGAGAGCAGCAAAGGTAAGGCAGATATAATAAGCAACAAGACCAGGATGATGGATCTGAAGGTATCAGGCTTGTTTGATAAGCATATAGTTGCATCTGAACCCAACGAGAGTGTTAAGAGTATAGTGAGCAAGATGATCGATAATCGTGTTGCATACACCTTTGTTACTGTCGGTGAGGAGTTGCAAGGGATAATAACGCATAGGGATGTAGTAGGTCTACTGCAGGAGATGGTTAGGGAAGAGATACCACTCTACATAGTTGGTCTCCCTGAAGATCCATTTGATGCTGAATTAGCAAAGTCAAAGTTTGCAACACTTGTAAGGTTGATGAGGAAGGTTGTGCATGATCTCAGCGAGGCTAGATGCAATATAAAGATAAAGGACATGGGAGGGGAGAGGAGAAGGTATGAGGTGAAGGTGAATATAGTAACGTTGAGCGATACTATGAGTTATACAGCAAATGGCTACGATCTAGCAATGATCTTCGATCAGATAAGTGACTCATTCAAGAAGAGGATTGCACATAGGGAGAACAGGGGCAAGGGTGATGCTAAGGGTAGAAGCAGGAAGGGTAGGGAGTCTATAAGGTACAAGGTTGACTTTTACACACTGCCATAA
- a CDS encoding CopG family ribbon-helix-helix protein, translating into MKGEEGTKGKEARIVSISLTDSMLKEIDELQKEFGFSGRSEVIRAGIRMLLTDRIEKERLAGSIGCVLIVTHDEEDEASTKIKLRYEDIIKTHLHCKLKNKKCLELFVIEGDAEKVKDMTREFQANEGMEHVRLIMA; encoded by the coding sequence GTGAAGGGGGAGGAAGGAACAAAAGGAAAGGAGGCTAGGATAGTAAGCATATCACTTACGGATAGCATGCTTAAGGAGATAGATGAACTACAGAAAGAGTTTGGGTTCTCTGGGAGATCTGAGGTCATAAGGGCTGGGATAAGGATGCTTCTAACAGATAGGATTGAGAAGGAGAGGTTGGCAGGTAGCATAGGATGCGTGCTTATAGTTACGCATGATGAGGAGGATGAAGCGTCAACAAAGATAAAGTTACGTTACGAGGATATAATAAAGACACATCTACACTGCAAGTTGAAGAACAAGAAGTGCTTGGAACTCTTCGTCATAGAGGGGGATGCTGAGAAGGTTAAGGATATGACAAGGGAGTTCCAAGCAAATGAGGGTATGGAGCATGTGAGGCTTATAATGGCTTGA
- a CDS encoding metal ABC transporter solute-binding protein, Zn/Mn family, with protein MGIDNKKVVIGAIASTVVIVLASVVAITLQGSNNNNSTSSDVTLPTSENVSRDQLLQDANKGKRLKIMTTFYPLYEFAKAVVGDRADVDLLIPSGLEPHDWEPSARDLERLKDYQILIYNSAIFEPYIDKVKGLGYDLKMVEAASGMVLDQDPHVWLDPILAKEQVRIIRDAIASMDSDEGNSRYYDENARAYTARLDELHVKFEEGLRDCGRREFITLHSAYNYLVSRYGLKQITITGIEPEHDIPAGKIREIVDLAKRHGIDVVYAEEGIDDRLVRALAEEINAKVLTLSPIEVLDEEDLEEGKTYIAKMEENLENLRLGLGCR; from the coding sequence ATGGGGATAGATAATAAGAAGGTTGTTATAGGTGCTATTGCTTCTACTGTTGTTATAGTACTTGCTAGTGTTGTTGCTATAACGCTTCAAGGTTCTAACAACAATAATAGTACTAGTAGTGATGTAACCCTCCCAACCTCTGAGAACGTTAGTAGAGATCAACTATTGCAGGATGCAAACAAAGGTAAGAGGCTCAAGATAATGACTACATTCTACCCTCTATACGAATTTGCAAAGGCTGTTGTTGGTGATAGGGCTGATGTTGATCTATTAATCCCCTCTGGTTTGGAGCCTCATGACTGGGAGCCATCTGCAAGGGATCTTGAGAGGTTGAAGGATTATCAGATTCTAATCTATAATAGTGCAATATTCGAACCCTACATAGATAAGGTAAAGGGTTTAGGCTATGATCTGAAGATGGTTGAGGCAGCGAGTGGTATGGTGCTTGATCAGGATCCACATGTATGGCTTGATCCAATACTAGCAAAGGAGCAGGTGAGGATCATACGAGATGCAATAGCAAGTATGGATAGTGATGAAGGTAATAGCAGATACTATGATGAGAATGCAAGAGCATACACTGCAAGGCTTGATGAACTCCATGTAAAGTTTGAAGAGGGGCTTAGGGATTGTGGGAGGAGGGAGTTCATAACGCTTCATTCAGCATACAATTACCTTGTCAGTAGGTATGGGTTAAAGCAGATAACCATTACTGGTATTGAGCCTGAGCATGATATCCCAGCAGGCAAGATAAGGGAGATAGTGGATCTGGCAAAGAGGCATGGTATTGATGTTGTTTATGCTGAGGAAGGCATAGATGATAGATTGGTTAGAGCATTGGCAGAGGAGATAAATGCTAAAGTACTTACACTGAGCCCTATAGAGGTTCTTGATGAGGAGGATCTGGAGGAGGGTAAGACATACATAGCAAAGATGGAGGAGAACCTAGAGAACCTAAGGCTAGGATTAGGATGTAGATGA
- a CDS encoding metal ABC transporter ATP-binding protein: protein MAILKVRDLSVRYGSTSILEDVNMDVEHGDILGILGPNGAGKTTLFNSILMLQEHEGTVSIFGYSNHTRRYVLPFIGYLPQRFSVDHNFPATVEDLIYTGLISIRYMQKNAYLLERNGYRWSYNPRLSNRERIDEALRMVGLEHARGKRIGMLSGGELQRALIAKILVSRPLMLILDEPFTALDQDAQTKLFNILSTLNEEMGVTIILAAHDLMLLMKLAKHIACIDRRIFFHGSKAECIASDLLRLYSEHAMHMHMKEHKEIGTAGYVGSSSSNSSSSSSRSTG, encoded by the coding sequence ATGGCAATACTGAAGGTTAGGGATCTAAGCGTGAGATATGGTAGCACAAGCATACTTGAGGATGTAAACATGGATGTTGAGCATGGTGATATACTTGGTATCCTAGGCCCCAATGGAGCAGGTAAGACAACTTTATTCAACTCAATACTAATGCTTCAAGAGCATGAGGGTACTGTAAGCATATTCGGCTACTCTAACCATACAAGAAGGTATGTATTACCATTCATTGGCTACCTCCCACAAAGGTTCAGTGTTGATCATAACTTTCCTGCAACTGTAGAAGATCTCATCTATACAGGCCTGATATCTATAAGATATATGCAGAAGAATGCTTATCTGTTAGAGAGGAATGGATATAGATGGAGTTACAATCCAAGGCTTAGCAACAGGGAGAGGATAGATGAGGCATTGAGGATGGTTGGGCTTGAACATGCAAGGGGGAAGAGGATAGGCATGCTATCTGGAGGCGAACTCCAGAGAGCACTTATAGCAAAGATACTTGTTAGCAGGCCTCTCATGCTTATACTGGATGAGCCATTCACTGCACTAGACCAAGATGCACAGACAAAGTTATTCAACATACTCAGTACTCTAAATGAGGAGATGGGTGTAACTATAATACTTGCTGCACATGATCTCATGCTACTCATGAAGCTTGCAAAGCATATAGCATGTATAGATAGGAGGATCTTCTTCCATGGTAGCAAGGCTGAGTGTATTGCAAGTGATCTTCTCAGACTGTACAGTGAGCATGCCATGCATATGCATATGAAAGAGCATAAAGAGATTGGTACTGCTGGATATGTTGGTAGTAGTAGTAGCAACAGTAGTAGCAGTAGTAGTAGAAGTACTGGCTAG
- a CDS encoding metal ABC transporter permease, which produces MLDILAYTFMQKALITGIAISAACSILGLFLVLKRYSLFGDALSHVALSGVAIGLFLNIYPLWTALLTSVTASLGITRLRQSIRIQGDALIAVLLIFGVAFAVLLISASGGFRVDLFSYLFGSITLISNEDALIAVIASLAIVASVIALKDKLFYMALDERQAKISGLNTTLLNYIFMIMASIMVIVAMRLVGILLVSSLIVLPNIAAMMLGRGFKTTMLISLCISLASVISGIITSYYLNVATSGMIVMICIGIMVSIIISKHLKIPRSEQNVLDVK; this is translated from the coding sequence ATGCTAGATATACTTGCATATACATTCATGCAGAAGGCACTCATAACAGGTATTGCTATTAGTGCTGCATGTTCAATACTTGGACTATTCCTTGTGCTGAAGCGCTACTCGTTATTTGGAGATGCCCTATCACATGTAGCATTATCTGGTGTTGCTATAGGTCTGTTCCTTAACATATACCCCCTCTGGACTGCCTTGCTAACATCTGTAACAGCATCCCTTGGGATAACAAGGTTAAGGCAGAGCATTAGGATACAGGGCGATGCTTTAATAGCAGTACTGCTCATATTTGGTGTTGCATTTGCAGTACTTCTCATAAGCGCATCTGGAGGTTTCAGGGTTGATCTCTTCTCATACCTCTTTGGTAGCATAACACTGATAAGCAATGAGGATGCACTTATAGCAGTTATAGCATCCCTTGCTATAGTAGCATCTGTGATAGCACTTAAAGATAAACTCTTCTATATGGCGTTGGATGAGAGGCAAGCAAAGATAAGCGGGCTAAACACTACGCTTCTCAACTATATCTTCATGATCATGGCTAGCATAATGGTTATAGTTGCTATGCGCCTAGTTGGCATACTCCTTGTATCATCGCTAATAGTTCTTCCAAACATAGCAGCAATGATGCTTGGAAGGGGATTCAAGACAACCATGCTTATCTCACTCTGCATATCATTAGCATCTGTAATCTCAGGGATAATCACATCTTACTACCTGAACGTAGCTACTTCAGGCATGATAGTCATGATATGTATAGGGATAATGGTATCTATAATCATCTCTAAGCATCTCAAGATACCTAGAAGTGAACAAAACGTGCTAGATGTAAAATGA